From Levilactobacillus zymae, a single genomic window includes:
- a CDS encoding betaine/proline/choline family ABC transporter ATP-binding protein (Members of the family are the ATP-binding subunit of ABC transporters for substrates such as betaine, L-proline or other amino acids, choline, carnitine, etc. The substrate specificity is best determined from the substrate-binding subunit, rather than this subunit, as it interacts with the permease subunit and not with substrate directly.): MLLSMEHLRKEYPNGKIAVDDFNLEVGKGEFICFIGTSGSGKTTTMRMINRMLNQTSGPIKINDQDIAKMDPVKLRRSIGYVIQNVGLMPHMTIQENIELVPKLLGWSKEKRATQAHKMIELAQLPDEMLQRYPGELSGGQQQRIGVVRALAADQEIILMDEPFGALDPITRESLQDLVKHLQEDLGKTFIFVTHDMDEALHLATRVVIMSQGKQVQVDTPENILRHPANEFVTNLIGEERLIRAQPNILTINQIMRKNPVAISPDKTLSDTIDLMHAKRVDTLLVTDEQDKLIGYIDLDDVSRHTDAATPVSQLMNHKVFYVQDKALIGDTVQRILKLGVKNVPVVDDAHRLVGIVTRTSLVDIVYDALRGAPATDEQPASPINADIHAAATREGGDA, translated from the coding sequence ATGCTACTTTCAATGGAACATCTACGTAAGGAATATCCCAACGGTAAAATCGCCGTCGACGACTTCAACCTCGAAGTTGGTAAGGGGGAATTTATCTGCTTCATCGGTACTTCCGGTTCGGGAAAGACCACGACCATGCGGATGATTAACCGGATGCTCAACCAGACCTCCGGGCCCATTAAAATCAACGACCAGGATATCGCCAAAATGGATCCGGTCAAGCTCCGTCGCTCGATTGGTTACGTGATTCAAAACGTTGGGCTGATGCCCCACATGACCATCCAAGAAAACATCGAACTGGTGCCTAAGCTGTTAGGCTGGTCGAAAGAAAAACGCGCCACGCAGGCACACAAAATGATCGAACTGGCCCAGTTGCCCGACGAGATGCTGCAACGGTACCCCGGCGAACTCTCTGGTGGCCAACAACAACGGATCGGGGTCGTCCGGGCCTTAGCCGCCGATCAGGAAATCATCCTGATGGACGAACCGTTCGGGGCCCTGGATCCCATCACCCGTGAATCGTTACAGGACCTGGTCAAGCACCTCCAAGAAGACCTGGGGAAGACCTTTATCTTTGTGACGCACGACATGGATGAAGCCTTACACCTGGCAACCCGCGTGGTCATTATGAGTCAAGGTAAGCAGGTTCAAGTCGACACACCCGAAAACATTTTGCGGCACCCGGCCAACGAATTTGTGACCAACTTGATTGGGGAAGAGCGGCTGATCAGAGCGCAACCTAACATTTTGACCATCAACCAAATCATGCGTAAAAACCCCGTGGCCATTTCACCAGATAAGACCCTGTCCGACACCATTGACTTGATGCACGCCAAACGAGTCGATACCTTACTGGTTACCGACGAACAGGACAAGTTAATCGGCTACATCGACTTGGACGACGTTAGCCGCCATACCGACGCGGCGACCCCCGTTAGCCAGCTGATGAATCACAAGGTCTTTTACGTCCAAGATAAGGCCCTAATTGGGGATACCGTCCAACGGATCTTGAAACTTGGCGTGAAGAACGTGCCGGTCGTTGACGACGCTCACCGGTTAGTGGGTATCGTGACCCGGACCTCGCTGGTCGACATCGTCTACGATGCCTTGCGGGGAGCCCCGGCGACCGACGAACAACCGGCTTCACCGATCAACGCCGACATTCACGCGGCGGCCACTCGTGAGGGAGGTGACGCTTAG
- a CDS encoding ABC transporter permease, which yields MMHFLATYGTQLIAKTGQHLYISAFALALGVIVAVPLGILLTRMKRGANLVITLAGVLQTIPAMALLAMMISIFGIGSTPAIVALFIYSLLPILRNTYLGMQGVSPTVRDAAKGMGMTWWQAMLQAEIPLAAPVIMSGIRLSATYVIAWATLASYIGAGGLGDFIFNGLNLYRSDLILGGSIPVILLALLVDYLLGKVEFAVTPKQYK from the coding sequence ATGATGCACTTCTTAGCAACCTACGGGACCCAGCTGATTGCCAAGACCGGCCAACACCTTTATATTTCGGCGTTTGCCTTGGCCTTAGGCGTCATCGTGGCGGTGCCCTTAGGAATCTTACTGACGCGGATGAAACGGGGCGCCAACCTAGTGATTACACTGGCTGGGGTGCTGCAAACCATCCCCGCCATGGCGTTACTGGCCATGATGATTTCCATCTTCGGGATTGGTTCAACTCCCGCCATTGTGGCGCTCTTCATTTATTCGCTGTTGCCCATCTTACGGAACACCTACTTAGGCATGCAAGGGGTCTCCCCGACCGTTCGCGACGCCGCAAAGGGGATGGGGATGACCTGGTGGCAAGCAATGTTGCAGGCCGAGATTCCACTGGCCGCCCCGGTCATCATGTCCGGCATTCGTCTATCGGCGACCTACGTGATTGCTTGGGCCACCCTGGCCTCGTACATTGGTGCTGGAGGGCTAGGTGACTTTATCTTTAACGGGTTAAACCTGTATCGTTCCGACCTGATTTTGGGCGGCTCGATTCCGGTCATCTTGTTGGCCCTATTGGTCGACTACCTGTTAGGGAAAGTCGAATTCGCCGTTACGCCCAAGCAATATAAATAG
- a CDS encoding phosphatase PAP2 family protein: MMMRQKQRLGAALATVLVLLPMMTPVAQAKAVNPVDQLIAPHEASYGFYVDSYRANTKQNKTPSTNPAYGLLNNFSKYWSPTKGQLDPTFLNENTAIAAKITQNRTNAEVNRSFLTDRRSLSYSLISGLGPYAAAFIQNANAKTDYNAIPTEPQPATTPYSKVKWADPNSKLGDMVKLVELTRGSYGSTGVPKNTFKYKRPYKLSKEVLPNPYLVNVMAASPKDGDFDFPSGHTTAGFETGEMLAYAFPERFQQLVTRSSEMGYDRVLAGRHSPLAVMGGRMFGTAVTASVLNDPANQEVMKRAYAEAHTDLLQSSPLVNAQDDYSNYQENQRNYRYRMTYGLPQDGDKNQAMRVPKGAEVLLATRLPYLDARQRRAVLATTGLPSGYHLLDDAEGWGRLDLFSAANGYGQLLATTKVNMDAAKGSFNAHDTWRNDISGAGQLIKQGSGDLSLTGNNTFKGGIQVTAGQLDLNAKNAAGQGNVTVQSGTLTTNTAAKLQKSYHQSKHGTLALTVTKATAMKIRGKAQLAGTLTITNAKDLKSHQVLLRFGSLKGKFAHVKGLPQGWHVKYHAHSLELVRG; encoded by the coding sequence ATGATGATGCGTCAGAAACAACGACTCGGTGCGGCACTGGCAACGGTACTGGTGTTGCTACCGATGATGACCCCGGTGGCCCAAGCGAAGGCCGTCAACCCGGTTGATCAGTTGATCGCTCCACACGAGGCCAGTTATGGGTTTTACGTGGACAGCTATCGAGCCAACACGAAGCAAAACAAGACCCCAAGCACGAATCCCGCTTATGGACTGTTGAACAACTTTTCGAAGTACTGGTCACCCACAAAGGGGCAACTGGACCCAACTTTTCTGAACGAAAACACGGCAATTGCCGCGAAGATTACCCAGAACCGAACCAACGCGGAAGTTAACCGGTCCTTCTTGACGGATCGTCGCTCCCTGTCATACAGCTTAATTTCGGGCTTGGGACCGTACGCGGCCGCCTTCATTCAGAATGCCAACGCTAAAACCGACTACAACGCCATTCCGACCGAGCCGCAACCAGCGACTACCCCTTATTCCAAGGTGAAGTGGGCGGACCCCAATTCTAAGTTAGGTGACATGGTCAAGTTGGTTGAATTAACCCGGGGATCCTATGGGAGTACCGGGGTGCCAAAGAATACCTTTAAATACAAGCGGCCATACAAATTGAGTAAAGAAGTTTTACCCAATCCTTATCTGGTCAACGTGATGGCCGCTTCACCCAAAGACGGGGACTTTGACTTCCCGAGTGGCCATACCACAGCCGGATTTGAGACCGGAGAAATGTTAGCTTATGCTTTCCCAGAACGCTTTCAACAATTGGTAACGCGTTCCTCAGAAATGGGATACGATCGTGTCTTGGCCGGGCGGCACTCCCCACTAGCAGTGATGGGTGGTCGGATGTTTGGGACCGCGGTGACGGCTAGTGTCCTGAACGATCCCGCTAACCAGGAAGTTATGAAGCGGGCCTATGCTGAAGCCCACACCGATTTACTGCAGAGTAGTCCATTGGTTAATGCGCAAGACGACTACAGTAATTACCAAGAGAATCAACGAAACTACCGTTACCGGATGACTTACGGGTTACCGCAAGACGGTGACAAGAATCAAGCGATGCGGGTACCCAAGGGTGCTGAAGTCTTGTTAGCCACCCGGCTGCCTTACCTAGATGCCCGTCAACGCCGGGCCGTATTGGCAACGACTGGCCTACCTTCCGGGTACCACCTGTTGGATGATGCCGAAGGTTGGGGCCGCTTAGACCTCTTCTCTGCCGCCAACGGGTACGGCCAACTGTTAGCGACGACTAAGGTTAACATGGACGCCGCTAAGGGAAGTTTTAACGCGCATGATACTTGGCGTAACGACATTAGCGGGGCCGGCCAGTTGATTAAGCAGGGCTCCGGGGATCTCTCCTTGACGGGGAATAACACCTTTAAAGGTGGGATTCAGGTGACCGCTGGCCAATTAGATCTAAACGCGAAAAACGCGGCGGGACAAGGCAACGTGACCGTGCAGAGTGGGACGTTAACCACTAACACGGCAGCGAAATTACAAAAGAGCTACCACCAAAGCAAGCACGGGACGTTGGCATTAACGGTGACCAAAGCCACGGCCATGAAAATTCGGGGCAAGGCCCAGTTAGCCGGAACGTTAACCATCACTAATGCTAAAGATCTCAAGTCCCACCAGGTGCTCTTAAGATTTGGGAGCCTGAAGGGGAAGTTTGCCCACGTCAAGGGCTTACCACAAGGCTGGCACGTTAAGTACCACGCCCACAGTTTGGAATTAGTTCGCGGCTAA
- a CDS encoding osmoprotectant ABC transporter substrate-binding protein: protein MQKRLRQWLAGLLVVILLLPLGGCALPGLGGSGKNTVRIASQNTTEQQIMAYVIQGMIEHYTNLNTSIINNLGSGNVSFNALKNGNADISSIRFYGTDLTTILNEKFERDPQKVITTVTKDFQNRYQMTYFKSYGFADTYAWMVKPAYAKKYHLKTVSDLKKLAPKMTVGIDQIWQNRQGDGYPAFQKDYGYSFGTVKPMQTGLLYDALAADKMDAILGYSTDGRVASYHLKLLKDDRNFFPPYNASAVTTNQILKQHPELRGVLNRLVGKISLKTMQTLNYQVDDELEEPQTVAKQFLKDHHYFEGGQ, encoded by the coding sequence ATGCAAAAACGTTTACGTCAATGGCTGGCCGGACTCCTGGTCGTCATTTTACTGCTGCCATTGGGCGGCTGTGCGCTGCCCGGCCTGGGTGGTTCTGGTAAGAACACGGTCCGCATCGCCTCGCAAAACACCACCGAACAGCAAATCATGGCCTACGTCATTCAAGGAATGATTGAACACTACACCAACTTAAACACATCCATTATCAACAACTTAGGCTCCGGAAATGTCAGCTTCAACGCCCTTAAGAACGGGAACGCCGACATCTCCTCAATTCGTTTCTACGGAACCGATCTGACCACCATCTTAAATGAAAAATTCGAGCGCGATCCCCAGAAGGTGATCACCACGGTAACCAAGGATTTTCAGAACCGTTACCAGATGACCTACTTTAAGTCTTACGGCTTCGCCGACACTTACGCGTGGATGGTCAAACCGGCCTACGCCAAAAAGTATCACTTGAAGACCGTGAGTGACCTCAAAAAGTTAGCGCCTAAGATGACGGTCGGGATCGACCAAATCTGGCAAAATCGTCAAGGAGACGGGTATCCCGCCTTCCAGAAGGATTACGGTTACAGTTTTGGAACGGTTAAACCCATGCAGACCGGCTTACTCTACGACGCATTAGCTGCCGATAAGATGGACGCCATTTTAGGTTATTCCACCGACGGCCGGGTGGCCAGCTACCATCTGAAGCTACTCAAGGACGACCGGAACTTCTTCCCGCCGTACAACGCCAGTGCCGTCACCACTAATCAGATTCTGAAGCAACACCCCGAATTGCGGGGTGTCTTGAACCGGTTGGTCGGCAAAATTTCGTTAAAGACCATGCAAACGTTGAATTACCAGGTCGATGACGAACTGGAAGAACCTCAAACCGTCGCCAAGCAATTTCTAAAGGATCACCACTACTTCGAAGGGGGGCAATAA
- a CDS encoding excinuclease ABC subunit UvrA, with protein sequence MATQVFDRGFIDVQDATQNNLQHVSLRLPKYRTTVFVGLSGSGKSSLVFDTIAAASRRELNETFPSFTQQYLPKYGQPHVGNIDHLPVAIVIAQQRLGKNARSTLATYTGIYSLLRLLFSRIGKPFIGYSDTFSFNLPQGMCPACQGLGYVDDIDESQLIDPEKSLNQGAITFVSFAPNTWRWRRYATSGLFDDDKPIKDYTADEYELLMHAPQQKLAHPGEGFPRTALYEGLVPRIRRSIIGKKEAAHHREAIAAIVTRKPCPACHGTRLRPEVLTNHINGKNIAEVSAMDLNHVLTFLRAITVPLATDVVRELTTKIQSLVDIGLGYLTLDRGTSSLSGGEAQRIKIAKYLTSALVDMVYILDEPSVGLHPHDIQLIKQALTRLKEKGNTILVVEHNPAMFSIADYVVEMGPKAGHRGGQVTFTGTYSELLASDTLTGKWLRRPHTWGPERSAKGQLSLHHVTENNLKDVSVDIPLGVMSVISGVAGSGKSSLVTAIKRQLKTDYIDLAQTPVGINIRSTPATYLGILDDIRQLFGKANGVAAGWFSYNGKGACPRCKGKGVTITNMAFMDPVVQVCELCHGQRYSQDALQYTYHGKTIAEVLQLSVTAASEFFAETPKVATKLANLDRVGLGYLTLIQPLTTLSGGELQRLKLAVELGKQGTVYLLDEPTAGLHLQDTERLLQLFNELVAAGNSLIIIEHNLAVISQADWLIDVGPDAGRYGGQIQYSGVPRGAIDVPTSRTGVALKQWIAE encoded by the coding sequence ATGGCAACTCAAGTATTTGATCGCGGGTTCATTGACGTTCAGGATGCGACGCAAAATAACCTGCAGCACGTTAGCTTACGCTTACCCAAGTATCGCACCACGGTATTCGTGGGGCTATCCGGTTCGGGAAAGTCGTCGTTAGTCTTCGATACGATTGCGGCGGCTTCACGGCGCGAACTCAACGAAACGTTTCCTAGTTTTACCCAACAATATTTACCTAAGTACGGTCAACCGCACGTCGGCAACATCGACCACCTACCCGTGGCCATCGTGATTGCTCAGCAGCGTTTGGGGAAAAATGCCCGGTCAACGTTAGCCACGTATACCGGAATTTATTCGTTGTTACGGTTGCTGTTCTCGCGGATCGGGAAACCGTTTATTGGTTATTCCGACACCTTTTCGTTTAATTTACCCCAGGGGATGTGCCCGGCTTGTCAGGGATTGGGTTACGTCGACGACATTGACGAAAGCCAACTAATCGACCCGGAGAAGTCCTTGAATCAGGGCGCCATTACCTTCGTCAGCTTTGCGCCGAACACCTGGCGTTGGCGGCGGTACGCGACCAGCGGCCTCTTCGACGACGATAAGCCCATTAAGGACTACACTGCTGACGAATACGAGTTGCTGATGCACGCACCGCAACAGAAATTGGCGCACCCGGGCGAAGGCTTTCCGCGTACGGCGCTTTACGAAGGTCTGGTGCCCCGAATTCGGCGGTCGATCATCGGCAAGAAGGAAGCGGCGCACCACCGCGAAGCCATCGCGGCCATTGTGACCCGCAAACCCTGTCCCGCCTGCCACGGGACCCGGTTACGCCCCGAAGTGCTGACCAATCACATTAATGGCAAGAATATCGCGGAGGTCTCGGCCATGGACTTAAATCACGTGCTGACCTTCTTGCGGGCCATCACCGTACCGTTAGCGACCGACGTGGTGCGGGAACTGACCACCAAGATTCAGTCGCTGGTCGACATCGGCTTGGGGTATCTGACCCTCGACCGGGGGACCAGTTCGTTGTCCGGTGGGGAAGCCCAACGGATCAAGATTGCCAAGTACCTGACCAGCGCGTTGGTCGACATGGTCTATATCCTGGATGAACCCAGTGTGGGCCTGCATCCCCACGACATCCAGCTGATCAAGCAGGCGTTGACCCGGCTGAAGGAAAAGGGGAACACGATTCTAGTGGTCGAGCATAACCCGGCCATGTTCTCCATCGCCGACTACGTGGTGGAAATGGGGCCAAAAGCCGGTCACCGCGGCGGTCAGGTGACCTTTACCGGGACCTATTCCGAGCTGCTCGCCTCGGATACGTTGACCGGCAAGTGGTTGCGGCGGCCGCACACATGGGGACCGGAACGGTCGGCCAAGGGCCAGCTTAGTCTGCACCACGTGACGGAGAATAATTTAAAAGACGTGTCCGTCGACATTCCGCTAGGGGTGATGAGCGTGATCTCAGGGGTTGCCGGGTCCGGGAAGAGTTCACTGGTCACCGCGATTAAGCGGCAGCTGAAGACCGATTACATCGACCTGGCCCAGACGCCGGTGGGGATTAACATTCGCTCGACGCCGGCCACCTATCTGGGGATTTTAGACGACATTCGGCAACTGTTCGGCAAGGCCAATGGTGTGGCGGCCGGGTGGTTCAGCTATAACGGCAAGGGCGCCTGTCCCCGGTGTAAGGGCAAAGGCGTGACCATTACCAACATGGCCTTCATGGACCCGGTCGTGCAGGTTTGTGAACTCTGCCACGGCCAACGATACAGCCAAGACGCCCTACAGTACACCTACCACGGCAAAACGATTGCCGAGGTCTTACAACTGTCGGTCACGGCGGCTAGCGAGTTCTTTGCCGAGACGCCCAAAGTTGCGACCAAGTTGGCTAACCTGGACCGGGTCGGTTTAGGCTACTTGACGCTGATTCAACCGCTGACTACCTTGTCTGGCGGGGAACTCCAGCGTTTGAAGTTGGCGGTCGAACTGGGCAAGCAGGGAACGGTTTATCTGTTGGATGAACCCACGGCGGGTCTACATTTGCAGGATACCGAACGCTTACTCCAGCTCTTTAACGAGTTAGTCGCGGCGGGCAACTCACTGATCATTATCGAACATAACTTAGCGGTGATTAGCCAGGCCGACTGGCTGATCGATGTGGGTCCGGACGCCGGCCGGTACGGCGGTCAGATCCAGTATAGCGGCGTTCCACGCGGGGCGATTGACGTGCCAACCTCGCGGACTGGCGTCGCCTTGAAACAGTGGATTGCAGAATAA
- a CDS encoding nitroreductase, protein MEFAKVLQRRRAIRHFNTDPLSINTLHSIVAAAQQAPSWGDSQPWRVTIATGDTLARIKAAHRQQALAGVKGHAELTAVTPIWPVVSRENTQTWLTGIHAFLGDQASRLDTIQAELFDAPVLVYLTIPQGSPVWSVYDLGAFGQTLMLAAADYGVDSMPAYEIIKYPDIVRQFTELPADQLLVMGIALGHQQVDRLNNYPTGRTDTHQILTIKD, encoded by the coding sequence ATGGAATTTGCTAAAGTTTTACAACGGCGACGGGCAATTCGCCACTTTAATACCGATCCACTTAGTATCAACACCTTGCACTCAATCGTGGCGGCGGCCCAGCAGGCCCCGTCCTGGGGAGATTCGCAGCCATGGCGGGTGACCATTGCCACCGGGGACACCTTGGCACGAATCAAAGCGGCGCACCGGCAACAGGCCTTAGCTGGCGTTAAGGGGCACGCCGAATTAACGGCCGTCACCCCCATCTGGCCAGTAGTCTCACGTGAGAACACCCAGACCTGGTTGACCGGTATTCACGCCTTTTTAGGGGATCAGGCCTCCCGGCTAGACACCATTCAGGCTGAGTTATTTGACGCACCCGTCTTGGTCTATTTGACCATTCCGCAAGGTTCACCCGTTTGGTCGGTGTACGATCTAGGGGCCTTCGGGCAGACACTCATGCTGGCTGCCGCCGACTACGGTGTTGATTCAATGCCGGCTTACGAGATTATTAAGTACCCAGACATCGTTCGTCAGTTCACCGAACTCCCGGCCGACCAACTTTTGGTCATGGGCATTGCTTTAGGTCACCAGCAAGTTGACCGTCTAAACAATTACCCCACCGGTCGTACCGACACCCACCAAATTCTAACTATCAAAGACTAA
- a CDS encoding ABC transporter permease, with product MKDMDLWGQLIYYFSHNGMYVLSQFNQTFLVSIYGVLFGAIVGIPIGIWISQHRRLSPVIIGIANVIQTIPSLAMLSILMLGLGLGQNTVIATVFLYSLLPIIKNTYTGMLSVDADVLDAGKGMGMTRLQIMTTIRIPLSLSVIIAGIRNALVLGIGITVIGSFIGSGGLGDIIVRGTNATNGGAIILAGALPTALMAIITDVVLSFIEKRLTPKTSSEA from the coding sequence ATGAAAGACATGGATCTTTGGGGACAACTAATTTACTACTTTTCCCACAACGGAATGTACGTCCTCAGCCAATTTAACCAAACCTTTCTGGTCTCCATCTACGGCGTGCTCTTCGGGGCCATCGTGGGGATTCCGATTGGAATCTGGATCTCGCAACACCGGCGGCTCTCTCCGGTCATTATCGGAATCGCCAACGTGATCCAGACCATCCCCTCGCTTGCGATGTTGTCCATCTTGATGCTCGGCTTGGGACTAGGTCAGAACACCGTCATTGCCACGGTCTTCCTCTACTCCCTGTTGCCAATCATCAAGAACACCTATACCGGGATGCTCAGTGTCGACGCCGACGTGCTCGACGCCGGTAAGGGCATGGGGATGACCCGCCTGCAAATCATGACCACGATTCGAATTCCGCTATCCCTATCCGTCATCATTGCCGGGATTCGTAACGCCCTGGTCTTAGGGATTGGGATCACCGTGATTGGGTCGTTCATCGGGTCCGGCGGTCTGGGCGACATCATCGTCCGGGGGACCAACGCGACGAACGGTGGGGCCATCATCTTAGCGGGGGCCCTGCCCACCGCCCTGATGGCCATCATCACCGACGTCGTCCTCTCCTTTATTGAAAAACGTTTAACGCCCAAGACTTCTTCGGAAGCCTAG
- a CDS encoding phosphatase PAP2 family protein: MLKRKRRQLGVTLATALVLLPLMAPAAHAKTTDTQTAIAPHPGEYGFYVDQYKHNVKENQTTSTNPGLGLLSNFYQLWSPTKGKLNPAILDQSMAIVAKATQTRTQAEVERSFFTDQRTLQYGMLSGLGPYENAFKENGNTETWYPKMPDKPIPGDTPWSTARWADPNSKLGPMVKLVNQARQSPYCDTGVVKQIFKYVRPYRQSPETVKQNLYLVNVMATAPANDYDFPSGHGTAAFEVGETMAYAFPERFQQLLTRSSEMGYDRLLAGRHTPLAVMGSRMIGTAVAASVLNDPANAALKKQAYQNAHSDALQKSPLVDRHDEFGNYAQNRKDFRYRMTYGLPQIGDTTRAMRVPKGAEVLLETRLPYLSAAQRRAVLATTGLPSGYPVLDDAEGWGRLDLFSAANGFGKFLDTTKVTMNAAKGSFSARDTWRNDIAGRGGLIKQGTGTLTLAGHNTFTGGVQVNGGRVILTTRDAAGRGPLKVQRGTLTAKAPLTIQKGYQQAKRGTLALTVTKATALKIRGKAQLAGTLKLTTKHLKNHQKIVVFGQHRGKFSRVQGLPKGWHVVYHAHHLEAVRG; encoded by the coding sequence ATGTTGAAACGTAAGCGACGGCAACTGGGCGTCACGCTCGCCACGGCGCTAGTCTTATTACCATTGATGGCCCCCGCAGCCCACGCCAAAACTACGGACACGCAAACAGCCATTGCGCCACATCCGGGGGAATACGGATTTTATGTTGATCAATATAAGCATAATGTGAAGGAAAATCAGACGACCAGCACCAATCCGGGACTGGGCTTGCTGTCAAATTTCTATCAACTTTGGTCACCTACGAAGGGAAAGTTAAACCCAGCCATCTTAGATCAAAGCATGGCCATCGTGGCCAAGGCCACGCAGACCCGGACTCAAGCCGAGGTGGAACGGTCCTTCTTTACGGACCAACGGACGCTCCAATACGGGATGCTATCTGGCTTAGGTCCCTACGAGAATGCCTTTAAGGAGAACGGTAACACCGAAACTTGGTACCCGAAGATGCCAGATAAGCCCATTCCAGGAGATACGCCCTGGAGTACGGCACGGTGGGCTGATCCCAACTCAAAGCTGGGACCCATGGTCAAGCTGGTGAATCAGGCTCGTCAGTCCCCGTACTGTGATACCGGGGTCGTCAAGCAGATTTTCAAGTACGTTCGACCATACCGACAGAGCCCGGAAACGGTCAAACAAAACCTTTACCTAGTCAACGTCATGGCCACGGCTCCGGCCAACGACTATGATTTCCCTAGTGGCCACGGTACGGCGGCCTTTGAAGTGGGCGAAACCATGGCCTACGCCTTTCCAGAACGGTTCCAACAGTTGTTGACCCGTTCCTCTGAGATGGGGTACGACCGGTTGCTGGCAGGGCGACACACGCCGTTAGCCGTGATGGGGAGCCGGATGATTGGGACCGCGGTAGCTGCCAGTGTTTTGAATGACCCGGCCAATGCGGCGTTGAAGAAGCAGGCCTATCAAAACGCTCACTCGGACGCCTTGCAAAAGAGTCCCTTAGTTGATCGTCACGATGAGTTTGGCAACTACGCCCAGAACCGGAAAGATTTCCGCTACCGGATGACCTACGGCTTACCACAAATTGGGGATACGACGCGGGCTATGCGGGTGCCTAAGGGGGCCGAGGTGCTCTTAGAAACGCGGCTGCCTTACCTGAGTGCCGCGCAACGGCGAGCCGTCCTCGCCACGACCGGGTTGCCTTCCGGCTATCCCGTCTTGGACGATGCTGAAGGCTGGGGCCGGTTGGACCTCTTCTCGGCGGCCAACGGGTTCGGTAAGTTCTTGGATACGACGAAGGTGACGATGAACGCCGCTAAGGGAAGCTTTAGTGCCCGCGACACTTGGCGTAACGACATTGCTGGTCGCGGTGGCTTGATTAAGCAGGGTACCGGGACGTTAACGTTGGCGGGACACAATACCTTTACGGGGGGCGTTCAGGTTAACGGTGGGCGAGTGATTTTGACCACCCGGGATGCCGCCGGTCGGGGGCCATTGAAGGTTCAACGCGGGACGTTAACGGCTAAAGCGCCGCTGACTATCCAAAAGGGTTATCAACAAGCCAAGCGGGGCACCCTCGCGCTGACGGTGACCAAGGCCACGGCCTTGAAGATTCGGGGTAAAGCGCAATTGGCCGGAACGTTGAAGTTGACCACGAAGCACCTGAAGAACCACCAAAAGATTGTGGTCTTCGGACAGCACCGCGGGAAGTTTAGTCGAGTTCAAGGGTTACCTAAAGGCTGGCACGTGGTCTACCATGCGCATCATTTAGAAGCTGTTCGCGGCTAA